The following are from one region of the Lynx canadensis isolate LIC74 chromosome D4, mLynCan4.pri.v2, whole genome shotgun sequence genome:
- the LOC115499864 gene encoding neutrophil gelatinase-associated lipocalin-like, which translates to MALGLLWLGLVLLGVLQTQAQDSTPTLIPAPPLRRVPLQPDFQNVEFQGKWYILGLAGNEFNKEKHRQFKIYATTYELNDDNSYNVTSTLAWNQTCDHWLRIFIPTSRRGQYTLGNIERYTGIQRYVLRVAATDYIQFAMLFFKKIYRNQEYFKITLYGRTKELTPKLKENFISFAKSLGLTDHHIIFPIRIDQCMDK; encoded by the exons ATGGCCTTAGGTCTCCTGTGGCTGGGCCTTGTCCTGCTGGGGGTCTTGCAGACCCAGGCCCAGGACTCCACCCCAACCCTGATCCCAGCCCCGCCTCTGCGCAGGGTCCCTCTGCAGCCTGACTTTCAGAATGTGGAG TTCCAGGGGAAATGGTACATCTTAGGATTGGCAGGGaatgaatttaataaagaaaaacacagacagTTTAAGATTTACGCCACCACCTATGAGCTGAATGATGACAACAGCTACAATGTCACCTCTACCCTGGCCTG GAACCAAACCTGTGACCACTGGCTCAGAATTTTCATCCCAACTTCGCGGCGAGGCCAATACACCCTGGGCAACATTGAGC GGTACACTGGAATCCAGAGGTATGTTTTACGAGTGGCGGCCACAGACTACATCCAGTTTGCCATGTTGTTCTTCAAGAAAATTTACAGAAACCAGGAGTACTTCAAGATCACCCTCTATG GGAGGACCAAGGAGCTGACCCCTAAGCTGAAGGAAAACTTCATCAGCTTTGCCAAATCCCTGGGCCTCACAGATCACCACATCATCTTCCCTATCCGCATAG ATCAGTGCATGGATAAGTGA